From Kineosporia corallincola, one genomic window encodes:
- the fgd gene encoding glucose-6-phosphate dehydrogenase (coenzyme-F420) — MKLGYKASAEQFAPGQLADFAVQAEDQGLDSVWISDHFQPWRHVGGHAPSALVWLPWVAARTSRVQLGTSVLTPTLRYNPAVIAQAFATLGCLAPGRAILGIGTGEALNETAVGVDFPETRERFARLREAVRLIKQLWSEERVTFEGDYYRLHDATVYDRPEQPVPIYIAGGGPGVTKYAGRAGDGYICTSGKGMDLYEETLLPALKEGLAASERPFEAIDKTIEIKLSFDEDPAKALENTRFWAPLSLTPEQKAGVHDPVEMARLADELPIEQVAKRWIVASDPADVVAAVKNYVDAGFTHLVFHGPGDDQSRFLTQFTSDVVPLLRKL, encoded by the coding sequence GTGAAGCTGGGTTACAAGGCGTCGGCCGAGCAGTTCGCCCCCGGTCAGCTGGCCGACTTCGCCGTGCAGGCGGAGGACCAGGGACTGGACTCGGTGTGGATCTCGGACCACTTCCAGCCCTGGCGGCACGTCGGCGGGCACGCCCCGTCGGCGCTGGTCTGGCTGCCCTGGGTGGCCGCCCGCACGTCGCGGGTGCAGTTGGGCACGAGCGTGCTCACTCCCACCCTGCGCTACAACCCGGCGGTGATCGCGCAGGCGTTCGCCACGCTGGGCTGTCTGGCGCCGGGCCGGGCGATCCTCGGCATCGGCACCGGTGAGGCGCTGAACGAGACGGCCGTGGGGGTGGACTTCCCGGAGACCCGCGAGCGCTTCGCCCGCCTGCGCGAGGCGGTGCGGCTGATCAAGCAGCTGTGGAGCGAGGAGCGGGTCACCTTCGAGGGCGACTACTACCGCCTGCACGACGCCACCGTGTACGACCGGCCGGAGCAGCCGGTCCCGATCTACATCGCCGGTGGCGGGCCGGGCGTCACCAAGTATGCCGGTCGCGCGGGCGACGGCTACATCTGCACGTCGGGCAAGGGCATGGACCTCTACGAGGAGACGCTGCTGCCCGCGCTGAAGGAGGGGCTCGCGGCGTCGGAGCGGCCGTTCGAGGCGATCGACAAGACCATCGAGATCAAGCTGAGCTTCGACGAGGACCCGGCGAAGGCCCTGGAGAACACCCGGTTCTGGGCGCCGCTGTCGCTCACGCCGGAGCAGAAGGCCGGTGTGCACGACCCGGTCGAGATGGCCCGGCTGGCCGACGAGCTGCCGATCGAGCAGGTGGCGAAGCGCTGGATCGTCGCCTCCGACCCGGCCGACGTGGTGGCCGCGGTGAAGAACTACGTCGACGCCGGCTTCACCCACCTGGTGTTCCACGGCCCGGGCGACGACCAGAGCCGGTTCCTCACCCAGTTCACCAGCGACGTGGTGCCGCTGCTGCGCAAGCTCTGA
- a CDS encoding PH domain-containing protein, with product MAGHSERYGPGVPKELDRYLVPGEDVVFLLRRHWVVLAEPFLTTMFGLLVLAVLSAWVDGGVETALTLVWLLVLSRLLVAAWEWWYELVVATDKRLMLVHGVITRKVDIMPVSKVTDMRYDRSVTGRALGYGKFVMESAGQDQALSTINYIPDSDLHYQQISQLIFDPSAPRLTQKTGGSSRVPVVEPEEAWWRRKD from the coding sequence ATGGCTGGGCATTCTGAGCGCTATGGGCCGGGTGTTCCGAAGGAGCTCGACCGGTATCTGGTTCCGGGCGAAGACGTCGTCTTCCTGCTGCGGCGGCACTGGGTGGTGCTGGCGGAACCGTTCCTGACCACGATGTTCGGCCTGCTCGTGCTGGCCGTGCTGAGTGCGTGGGTGGACGGCGGGGTCGAGACGGCCCTCACGCTGGTCTGGCTGCTGGTGCTGTCGCGGCTTCTGGTCGCGGCCTGGGAGTGGTGGTACGAGCTGGTCGTGGCCACCGACAAACGGCTGATGCTGGTGCACGGCGTGATCACCCGCAAGGTCGACATCATGCCGGTCTCCAAGGTCACCGACATGCGCTACGACCGGTCGGTCACCGGGCGGGCGCTGGGCTACGGCAAGTTCGTCATGGAGTCCGCCGGTCAGGACCAGGCCCTCAGCACCATCAACTACATCCCCGACTCCGACCTGCACTACCAGCAGATCTCCCAGCTGATCTTCGACCCGAGCGCGCCGCGGCTCACCCAGAAGACCGGCGGCAGCTCCCGGGTGCCGGTGGTCGAGCCGGAAGAGGCCTGGTGGCGCCGCAAGGACTGA
- a CDS encoding TSUP family transporter, translating to MSSGILVALVVAVGATCQVLSGVGFALVVSPLLMLAVGHTTGLHTTLILSCVLNLAVILRMPREVAPADALRLLVPAALVIPPMIALSGQLRGAPLNIVAGVAVLAATAASAAGRTLPFFRHRLGPVLAGGISGALNVLTGASGPPVALYAMARRWPPARTTATLQLFSLPLNLLTLVAVGLPSASQWAGMSWAAAGLVLGLAVSLPFVHLVPHGVVRWVTLGIATIGGITLLATA from the coding sequence TTGTCGTCGGGGATCCTCGTCGCCCTGGTGGTGGCCGTCGGTGCCACCTGCCAGGTGCTCTCCGGGGTCGGGTTCGCGCTGGTGGTGTCGCCGCTGCTGATGCTGGCCGTCGGTCACACGACGGGCCTGCACACCACGCTGATTCTGTCGTGCGTGCTCAACCTGGCGGTGATCCTGCGGATGCCGCGCGAGGTGGCACCGGCCGACGCCCTGCGTCTGCTGGTGCCGGCCGCGCTGGTGATCCCGCCGATGATCGCCCTGAGTGGTCAGCTGCGCGGCGCCCCGCTGAACATCGTTGCGGGAGTGGCCGTTCTGGCCGCCACCGCGGCGAGCGCGGCCGGGCGCACCCTGCCGTTCTTCCGGCACCGCCTCGGCCCGGTGCTGGCGGGCGGGATCAGCGGGGCGCTGAACGTGCTGACGGGTGCGTCCGGGCCCCCGGTGGCGCTGTACGCGATGGCGCGGCGCTGGCCCCCGGCCCGCACCACGGCCACCCTCCAGCTGTTCTCGCTGCCGCTGAACCTGCTCACCCTGGTCGCGGTCGGCCTGCCCAGTGCCTCCCAGTGGGCCGGCATGTCCTGGGCGGCGGCCGGCCTGGTGCTGGGCCTGGCCGTGTCGCTGCCGTTCGTGCACCTGGTGCCGCACGGGGTGGTGCGGTGGGTCACGCTCGGCATCGCGACGATCGGTGGGATCACGCTGCTCGCGACGGCCTGA
- the def gene encoding peptide deformylase — protein MTSAGLPSGTARKVTMRGNPVLHRPCREVTEFGDELRRLVADMFVSMEAADGVGLAANQIGVDARLFVYHCPDASGEFRTGVVINPKLVPVPGQALMPPAEDEEGCLSVPGEYALLARPAVAEVEGQDVDGRPVRVRGDGVLARGLQHETDHTNGMLYVDRLSGPELGRVVKSLENRIRKGDLPAWSEGA, from the coding sequence ATGACGTCGGCCGGCCTGCCCTCGGGCACCGCCCGCAAGGTGACGATGCGCGGCAACCCGGTCCTGCACCGGCCCTGCCGGGAGGTGACCGAGTTCGGCGACGAGCTGCGCCGGCTGGTGGCCGACATGTTCGTCAGCATGGAGGCCGCGGACGGCGTCGGCCTGGCCGCGAACCAGATCGGTGTGGACGCGCGGCTGTTCGTGTACCACTGCCCGGACGCGAGCGGCGAGTTCCGGACCGGCGTCGTGATCAACCCGAAGCTGGTGCCGGTGCCCGGTCAGGCGCTGATGCCGCCGGCCGAGGACGAGGAGGGCTGCCTGTCGGTGCCCGGCGAGTACGCGCTGCTGGCCCGGCCGGCCGTGGCCGAGGTGGAGGGTCAGGACGTCGACGGCCGCCCGGTGCGGGTGCGGGGCGACGGCGTGCTCGCCCGCGGCCTCCAGCACGAGACCGACCACACCAACGGCATGCTCTACGTCGACCGGCTCTCCGGGCCGGAGCTCGGCCGGGTGGTGAAGTCGCTGGAGAACCGGATCCGCAAGGGTGACCTGCCGGCCTGGTCCGAGGGCGCCTGA
- a CDS encoding HAD family hydrolase, which produces MPQKLPFQAVLFDCDGVLVDSEQITSGVLREMLHELGWQISAAECFTRFVGRSLKDEFGVIEQYTGVRVGPAWLAGFRRRRDLALAARLEEIPGAGAAVRRLTASFAGNVACASGADRAKVEMQLARVGLLDVFAGKIYSGEEMPRSKPAPDVYLAAAAGLGADPARCAVIEDTVSGTRAGVAAGATVFGYCPPDSPAHSSPERLVEAGAASIFTSMSDLPALLSSVPSGPR; this is translated from the coding sequence ATGCCGCAGAAACTCCCTTTCCAGGCCGTCCTTTTCGATTGTGACGGGGTTCTCGTCGACTCCGAGCAGATCACCAGCGGCGTGCTCCGGGAGATGCTGCACGAGCTGGGCTGGCAGATCAGCGCCGCCGAGTGCTTCACGCGGTTCGTCGGCCGCTCGCTGAAAGACGAGTTCGGCGTGATCGAGCAGTACACCGGCGTGCGGGTGGGGCCGGCCTGGCTGGCCGGGTTCCGCCGGCGCCGTGACCTGGCGCTGGCGGCGCGCCTGGAGGAGATCCCCGGGGCGGGTGCCGCGGTCCGGCGGCTCACCGCGTCGTTCGCCGGGAACGTGGCCTGTGCCAGCGGGGCCGACCGGGCCAAGGTGGAGATGCAGCTGGCCCGGGTCGGGCTGCTCGACGTGTTCGCCGGGAAGATCTACAGCGGTGAGGAGATGCCCCGCAGCAAGCCCGCGCCCGACGTGTACCTGGCCGCGGCGGCCGGTCTCGGCGCCGACCCGGCCCGCTGCGCCGTGATCGAGGACACGGTCTCCGGCACCCGGGCCGGGGTCGCCGCCGGGGCCACGGTGTTCGGGTACTGCCCGCCGGACAGCCCCGCGCACAGCAGTCCGGAACGGCTGGTCGAGGCCGGGGCCGCGAGCATCTTCACCAGCATGTCCGACCTGCCCGCCCTGCTGTCGTCCGTCCCCTCCGGCCCGCGTTGA
- a CDS encoding VOC family protein produces the protein MTSSQGYGPDHPTSTGFSLHHVQLAIPVGGEDVARAFWVGVLGFAEVTKPPQLAARGGLWVRADSLEIHLGAEKEFVPAGRAHPGVLVGDLDALAKLLEQHGITVTWDDAFPGHRRFYSADPFGNRLEFLQPDGTTPAW, from the coding sequence ATGACCTCTTCCCAGGGATACGGCCCGGACCACCCCACCAGCACCGGCTTTTCGCTGCACCACGTGCAGCTGGCCATCCCGGTGGGCGGTGAGGACGTCGCGAGGGCCTTCTGGGTGGGCGTTCTCGGTTTCGCCGAGGTGACCAAGCCGCCGCAGCTCGCGGCCCGGGGCGGGCTCTGGGTGCGGGCCGACTCGCTGGAGATCCACCTCGGGGCCGAGAAGGAGTTCGTGCCGGCCGGCCGGGCGCACCCGGGCGTCCTGGTCGGCGACCTGGACGCCCTGGCGAAACTGCTGGAGCAGCACGGCATCACGGTGACCTGGGACGACGCGTTCCCGGGCCACCGCCGCTTCTACTCGGCCGATCCGTTCGGCAACCGCCTCGAGTTCCTCCAGCCCGACGGCACCACGCCGGCCTGGTGA
- a CDS encoding HXXEE domain-containing protein, which yields MRPGRRLTVATAGLFVSWLLHDLEEVATMRAGSAELLARVPERVPLPEGWREHGMPQEQVVTAVGLVGAVMAAASADGYRTAVRSGFYRAALVGYGLHGFGHLAGSAARRGYTSGAATSPVLVIPFWLWAERALRAGQPPGTRHVAEAGQVPETERLPGRVPLPAALLMLSLVPAAHLVAHQLLRRVHQAGVVPSGWRNSRRLPNGSAE from the coding sequence ATGCGCCCGGGTCGCCGCCTCACCGTCGCCACCGCCGGGCTGTTCGTCAGCTGGCTGCTGCACGACCTGGAAGAGGTCGCGACGATGCGGGCCGGCTCAGCTGAGCTGCTCGCCCGGGTGCCGGAGCGGGTGCCGCTGCCCGAGGGCTGGCGCGAGCACGGGATGCCGCAGGAGCAGGTGGTCACGGCCGTCGGCCTGGTCGGCGCGGTGATGGCGGCGGCCTCGGCCGACGGCTACCGCACCGCGGTCCGGTCCGGCTTCTACCGTGCCGCCCTGGTCGGCTACGGCCTGCACGGTTTCGGGCATCTGGCCGGTTCCGCGGCCCGGCGCGGCTACACCTCCGGCGCCGCCACCTCGCCGGTGCTGGTGATCCCGTTCTGGCTGTGGGCCGAACGGGCGCTACGGGCGGGGCAACCGCCGGGGACCCGGCACGTGGCTGAGGCCGGGCAGGTGCCCGAGACCGAGCGGCTGCCGGGCCGGGTGCCGTTGCCCGCGGCGCTGCTGATGCTCTCGCTCGTGCCGGCCGCCCACCTGGTGGCGCACCAGCTGCTGCGGCGAGTTCACCAGGCCGGCGTGGTGCCGTCGGGCTGGAGGAACTCGAGGCGGTTGCCGAACGGATCGGCCGAGTAG
- a CDS encoding beta-glucosidase family protein, which produces MRQLLGRLTLEEKVELLTGQDMWQTVAIEKIGLRAMRLSDGPSGVRGEFWDERHPSLNLPSATNLSSSWDLALARNYGRLAAAEARSKNVHAVLGPTVNLHRSPLGGRHFEAYSEDPVLSAEIAAAVVEGTQESGVAACLKHYVANDYETQRYTADTVVDEQALHEVYLLAFEKAIVRARCWMVMSAYNHVNGTLATEHDLLADPLKSEWGFDGVVVSDWTAVRTIASARAAQDLVMPGPDGPWGEALVKAVRAGEVPESAIDDKVLRILLLASRVGALEGYPVRTDFPPIDGPAFIRQAATEGSVLLANDGLLPLAAPRSVAVLGHNAVAGRSQGGGSATVVPTHVVSALEGLTAALPDTEITYSLGAVAETGISEFPLAQTRNPVTGEPGMRAEFIGFDGEVKLGDDRLATDVKWLGGAPTEESQFLVLTLDYTPAATETLHLGVGTTGHFQLLVDGRVVLEETLEDTDEELGAGLLAPPTAAAPVALTEGRPVRVEVRYTLPKVGAFTNAVAIGVGTRPTTDADDQLIADAVEAARAAEVAVVVVGTNSKVESEGFDRESLRLPGRQDDLVAAVTAANPRTVVVVNSGSPVEMPWRDAAAAVLLVYFPGQEFGHSLADVLLGLREPGGRLPTTWPVAEADVPVLDVTPVDGKLAYTEGIHIGYKAWLKAGTEPAYGFGHGLGYTTYEVVATEAGPVADGVAQVRTTVRNTGAREGKVVVQVYASRPDSTVERPALWLVGFATARFAAGDGGELLVDVPTHLLRHRVPGAWELESGKYLLHVGLSMAEALPRTLELAVGQPAAGDTVRVRRPS; this is translated from the coding sequence ATGAGGCAGCTCCTGGGCCGGCTGACGCTGGAGGAGAAGGTCGAGCTGCTCACCGGCCAGGACATGTGGCAGACGGTGGCGATCGAGAAGATCGGCCTGAGGGCCATGCGGCTGTCCGACGGACCCTCCGGGGTGCGCGGCGAGTTCTGGGACGAGCGCCACCCGTCGCTGAACCTGCCCTCGGCCACCAACCTCTCGTCGTCGTGGGACCTCGCCCTGGCCCGCAACTACGGCCGGCTGGCCGCCGCCGAGGCCCGGTCGAAGAACGTGCACGCGGTGCTCGGCCCGACGGTCAACCTGCACCGGTCCCCGCTCGGTGGGCGGCATTTCGAGGCGTACAGCGAAGATCCGGTGCTGTCGGCCGAGATCGCCGCCGCCGTGGTCGAGGGCACCCAGGAGAGCGGCGTCGCCGCCTGCCTCAAGCACTACGTGGCCAACGACTACGAGACCCAGCGCTACACCGCCGACACGGTGGTGGACGAGCAGGCCCTGCACGAGGTGTACCTGCTGGCCTTCGAGAAGGCGATCGTCCGGGCCCGCTGCTGGATGGTCATGAGCGCCTACAACCACGTCAACGGCACCCTGGCCACCGAGCACGACCTGCTGGCCGACCCGCTGAAGAGCGAGTGGGGCTTCGACGGCGTGGTGGTCAGCGACTGGACCGCCGTGCGCACCATCGCCTCGGCCCGGGCCGCGCAGGACCTGGTGATGCCGGGCCCGGACGGCCCCTGGGGCGAGGCCCTGGTCAAGGCCGTGCGCGCGGGTGAGGTGCCCGAGTCGGCGATCGACGACAAGGTGCTGCGCATCCTGCTGCTCGCCTCCCGGGTCGGCGCGCTCGAGGGTTACCCGGTGCGCACCGACTTCCCGCCGATCGACGGCCCCGCGTTCATCCGCCAGGCCGCCACCGAGGGCTCGGTGCTGCTGGCCAACGACGGGCTGCTGCCCCTCGCGGCCCCGAGGAGCGTGGCCGTGCTCGGGCACAACGCCGTGGCCGGCCGCAGCCAGGGCGGCGGCAGCGCCACCGTGGTGCCGACCCACGTGGTGAGCGCGCTGGAGGGCCTGACCGCGGCCCTGCCCGACACCGAGATCACCTACTCGCTGGGCGCCGTCGCCGAGACCGGCATCTCCGAGTTCCCGCTGGCGCAGACCCGCAACCCGGTCACCGGCGAGCCCGGGATGCGGGCCGAGTTCATCGGTTTCGACGGTGAGGTCAAGCTGGGCGACGACCGTCTCGCCACCGACGTGAAGTGGCTGGGCGGCGCGCCCACCGAGGAGTCGCAGTTCCTCGTGCTGACGCTCGACTACACCCCGGCGGCCACCGAGACCCTGCACCTCGGGGTCGGCACCACCGGCCACTTCCAGCTGCTGGTCGACGGCCGCGTGGTGCTGGAGGAGACGCTGGAGGACACCGACGAGGAGCTCGGCGCCGGCCTGCTGGCCCCGCCGACCGCCGCCGCGCCGGTCGCCCTGACCGAGGGCCGCCCGGTACGCGTCGAGGTCAGGTACACGCTGCCCAAGGTGGGGGCCTTCACCAACGCCGTCGCGATCGGTGTGGGCACGCGTCCCACCACCGACGCCGACGACCAGCTGATCGCGGACGCCGTCGAGGCGGCCCGCGCGGCCGAGGTCGCCGTGGTCGTGGTCGGCACCAACTCCAAGGTGGAGTCCGAGGGCTTCGACCGGGAATCGCTGCGCCTGCCCGGGCGCCAGGACGACCTGGTCGCCGCCGTCACCGCGGCCAACCCGCGCACCGTGGTCGTGGTGAACTCCGGCTCACCGGTGGAGATGCCCTGGCGCGACGCCGCCGCGGCCGTGCTGCTGGTCTACTTCCCGGGGCAGGAGTTCGGCCACTCGCTGGCCGACGTGCTGCTCGGCCTGCGGGAGCCGGGCGGCCGGCTGCCCACCACCTGGCCGGTCGCCGAGGCCGACGTGCCGGTGCTCGACGTCACCCCGGTGGACGGAAAGCTGGCCTACACCGAGGGCATTCACATCGGGTACAAGGCCTGGCTGAAGGCCGGCACCGAACCGGCCTACGGCTTCGGTCACGGCCTCGGCTACACCACCTACGAGGTGGTCGCCACCGAGGCGGGCCCGGTCGCCGACGGGGTGGCCCAGGTGCGCACGACCGTGCGCAACACCGGTGCCCGCGAGGGCAAGGTGGTCGTGCAGGTCTACGCCTCCAGGCCGGACAGCACGGTGGAGCGCCCGGCGCTCTGGCTGGTCGGTTTCGCCACCGCCCGGTTCGCCGCCGGCGACGGTGGCGAGCTGCTCGTCGACGTCCCCACACACCTCCTGCGCCATCGGGTGCCCGGCGCCTGGGAACTGGAGTCCGGCAAATACCTTCTGCACGTGGGCCTTTCGATGGCCGAGGCGCTGCCGCGCACGCTGGAGCTGGCGGTCGGACAGCCGGCGGCCGGGGACACGGTGAGGGTCAGGAGGCCCTCGTGA
- a CDS encoding MFS transporter — MTTTVQSGEAIGPARTRAEWVASIGMPLAVFGVYISLLPAINAALALRLEGMNSDTAASNLSWVLGLGALCAMIVNPVAGRFSDRSTSRFGARRFWISLGAGVGFIGLVIVAFAPNVLLIIVGWVIAQSGFNAALAALFAILPDQVPAQWRGKVAALIGVAGNAATPFGLFFVQLVGSAVLQALIPGIIGLVLIAGFVAMLKETPQPPSEEPFGLGKLFGAFVFNPRKHPDLGWAWLTRALMTCAQMTALSYLTLFLIEDFGMSNDEAATKVFYATLVNVVGVLITTSLAGWLSDKLGVRKPFVVVAGLIGVVGLVTIALAPNYGTLLVGEFVMGAGMGSFYAVDLALVTDVLPEDGDNAKDLGVINIAQAAPQSLIPAAAPSIISATGGYPGLFLTGGAFGVLGALAVLPVKKVK; from the coding sequence GTGACAACGACTGTCCAGAGTGGCGAGGCGATCGGCCCCGCGCGTACCCGAGCGGAATGGGTGGCCTCGATCGGCATGCCCCTGGCCGTGTTCGGTGTCTACATCTCGCTGCTGCCGGCGATCAACGCCGCGCTCGCTCTGCGCCTCGAGGGCATGAACTCGGACACCGCCGCCAGCAATCTGAGCTGGGTGCTCGGTCTCGGCGCGCTCTGCGCCATGATCGTCAACCCGGTGGCCGGCCGCTTCTCCGACCGCTCCACCAGCCGGTTCGGCGCCCGCCGCTTCTGGATCTCGCTCGGTGCCGGGGTGGGCTTCATCGGCCTGGTGATCGTCGCCTTCGCCCCGAACGTGCTGCTGATCATCGTCGGCTGGGTGATCGCGCAGAGCGGTTTCAACGCCGCTCTGGCCGCCCTCTTCGCGATCCTGCCCGACCAGGTGCCCGCGCAGTGGCGCGGCAAGGTCGCGGCCCTGATCGGCGTGGCCGGCAACGCCGCCACCCCGTTCGGCCTGTTCTTCGTGCAGCTGGTCGGCAGCGCCGTGCTCCAGGCCCTGATCCCGGGCATCATCGGCCTGGTTCTGATCGCCGGGTTCGTGGCGATGCTCAAGGAGACCCCGCAGCCGCCCTCCGAGGAACCGTTCGGCCTGGGCAAGCTGTTCGGCGCCTTCGTGTTCAACCCCCGCAAGCACCCGGACCTGGGCTGGGCCTGGCTCACCCGGGCCCTGATGACCTGCGCCCAGATGACCGCCCTGTCGTACCTCACGCTGTTCCTCATCGAGGACTTCGGGATGAGCAACGACGAGGCCGCCACCAAGGTCTTCTACGCCACCCTGGTGAACGTGGTCGGCGTGCTGATCACCACCTCGCTGGCCGGCTGGCTCAGCGACAAGCTCGGCGTGCGCAAGCCGTTCGTCGTGGTCGCCGGCCTGATCGGCGTCGTCGGCCTGGTCACCATCGCCCTCGCCCCGAACTACGGCACGCTGCTGGTCGGCGAGTTCGTGATGGGCGCCGGCATGGGCTCGTTCTACGCCGTCGACCTGGCCCTGGTCACCGACGTGCTGCCGGAGGACGGCGACAACGCCAAGGACCTCGGCGTCATCAACATCGCCCAGGCCGCCCCGCAGTCGCTGATCCCGGCGGCCGCCCCCTCGATCATCAGCGCCACCGGCGGCTACCCCGGCCTGTTCCTCACCGGCGGTGCGTTCGGTGTGCTGGGCGCCCTCGCGGTGCTCCCCGTGAAGAAGGTGAAGTGA
- a CDS encoding TetR/AcrR family transcriptional regulator, which yields MTAQINRNRYAKGEARREAILAVALECFAELGYRNTSMREVARRAGLSQAGLLHHFPAKEDLFLAVLRERQQIDTRDYHGEADAIGSLIRAVRRNATIPGLVRLYMTLLGEVPYSDDAREYFVGRYDLARSLISREIEQGQRDGTVRPDLDPRTAAQALIAVADGMQVQWLLDEDQQMADAVEFTWQLMAHQ from the coding sequence ATGACCGCTCAGATCAACCGGAACCGGTACGCCAAGGGCGAAGCCCGGCGCGAGGCGATCCTCGCCGTCGCCCTGGAGTGCTTCGCCGAGCTCGGGTACCGCAACACCTCGATGCGTGAGGTCGCCCGCCGCGCGGGCCTGAGCCAGGCCGGGCTGCTGCACCACTTCCCCGCCAAGGAAGACCTGTTCCTCGCCGTGCTGCGCGAGCGGCAGCAGATCGACACCCGCGACTACCACGGCGAGGCCGACGCGATCGGCTCACTGATCCGGGCGGTGCGGCGCAACGCCACCATCCCGGGCCTGGTGCGGCTCTACATGACCCTGCTCGGCGAGGTGCCCTACAGCGACGACGCCCGCGAATACTTCGTCGGGCGTTACGATCTGGCCCGTTCGCTGATCTCGCGCGAGATCGAGCAGGGCCAGCGCGACGGCACCGTGCGGCCCGACCTGGACCCGAGAACGGCCGCCCAGGCGCTGATCGCGGTCGCCGACGGCATGCAGGTGCAGTGGCTCCTCGACGAGGATCAGCAGATGGCCGACGCCGTCGAGTTCACCTGGCAGCTCATGGCGCACCAGTGA
- a CDS encoding PQQ-dependent sugar dehydrogenase: MAAGLLITGTAACGGEPEPAGSDTPTVASSTQRQQATESPDGTGTGSTTGNFDVGDPQEIATGIEVPWGLAFLPDGDALVAERDSGRILRVPAEGGDAEPVYTVPGVDAAGEGGLLGLAVRPGNTSSAMVYAYYTASDDNRIARFALDDDEPEVIFRGIAKNTYHNGGRIAFGPDGLLYAGTGDAGDTSHAQDPDSVNGKILRLTADGDPAPGNPESGSPVWSLGHRNVQGLAWDAENRLFASEFGQNELDEVNLIEPGGNYGWPQVEGRGGTGGGKFTDPLVTWPTDDASPSGVAIVGNTLYVAALRGERLWTIPLRDGATGDPVAELEGEYGRLRTVQAAPDGALWLTTSNTDGRGDVRAGDDRVLRFAPQ, translated from the coding sequence ATGGCCGCTGGTCTGCTCATCACCGGGACGGCGGCGTGCGGCGGTGAGCCGGAACCGGCAGGCAGCGACACCCCCACCGTCGCGTCGTCCACCCAGCGCCAGCAGGCCACGGAATCCCCGGACGGCACCGGAACTGGCTCCACAACAGGGAATTTCGACGTCGGTGATCCTCAGGAGATCGCCACCGGCATCGAGGTTCCCTGGGGCCTGGCATTCCTGCCGGACGGCGACGCACTGGTGGCCGAACGCGACTCCGGCCGCATCCTGCGGGTGCCGGCCGAGGGCGGTGACGCCGAGCCGGTGTACACCGTGCCCGGTGTCGACGCGGCCGGCGAGGGCGGCCTGCTCGGCCTCGCCGTGCGACCCGGCAACACCTCCAGCGCAATGGTTTACGCCTACTACACCGCCTCCGACGACAACCGGATCGCCCGGTTCGCGCTCGACGACGACGAGCCCGAGGTGATCTTCCGGGGTATCGCCAAGAACACCTACCACAACGGTGGTCGCATCGCCTTCGGTCCCGACGGGCTGCTCTACGCCGGCACCGGCGACGCGGGCGACACCTCGCACGCGCAGGACCCGGACAGCGTGAACGGCAAGATTCTGCGTCTCACGGCCGACGGTGACCCGGCGCCCGGTAATCCCGAGAGCGGTTCCCCGGTCTGGAGTCTCGGCCACCGCAACGTTCAGGGTCTGGCCTGGGACGCCGAAAACCGGCTGTTCGCGAGCGAGTTCGGGCAGAATGAGCTCGACGAGGTGAACCTGATCGAGCCCGGCGGCAACTACGGCTGGCCACAGGTCGAGGGCAGGGGTGGCACCGGCGGCGGGAAGTTCACCGATCCGCTGGTCACCTGGCCCACGGACGACGCCTCGCCGTCCGGCGTCGCGATCGTCGGGAACACGCTCTACGTGGCCGCTCTGCGCGGGGAACGGCTCTGGACGATCCCGCTGCGCGACGGTGCGACCGGCGACCCGGTGGCCGAGCTGGAGGGGGAGTACGGCCGGCTGCGCACGGTGCAGGCCGCCCCCGACGGTGCGCTGTGGCTGACCACCTCGAACACCGACGGGCGGGGCGACGTGCGGGCGGGTGACGACCGCGTGCTGCGGTTCGCCCCACAGTGA